TAATATTAGTGACATTAGCCCGTTAAGCAATTTAAAGAGTTTAGAGGGCTTATATCTTACTAATAATAAAGTTAACAAAATATCAGCAATTGCTAACTTAACTGAATTAAGTTGGTTACATTTAGATGGAAATAACATTAGTAATCTTGAGCCCGTTTCAAATTTAACTAATCTAAGGGGGATATCTTTAAATGATACGAAAGTCACTGATTTAAATGTCTTAGAAAACTTACCACACATCTATAAACTCGAAATTAAAGGTGCGCCATTCGATGATATTAAGTCATTAGAAGAACAACTTTTAAATATTCCAAACTTGAGAGAGCTAATGATATCGGAAAAATTAAAAGAAAAATTAATCGAAACAGGGACGTTTGAAACATTACAGAACAGAAATGTTAGAATATATACTGAACCACCCTATGAAGGTGAGATGAAAGAATGGCAAGATGTATAGAGGATAAAATGAAGAGTGTAGGATTTTCCTACACTCTTTTTCATTTTCTATTAAAGTATTGTTTGATAATTTACAAGTTTCATATTATACTTAGATTAACAAATGTTCAAAATGTAATTAACAAAATTTCACAGGGGATAGTAATGTGGCTGAATCGAAAATAACTAAAGTAGTTGAAGCGGCTAAAATGTACTATGAGCTTGACTATAGTCAGCAAAAGATAGCTGAAAAATTAGGAGTATCTCGTCCATCTGTATCTCGCTTACTTCAACAAGCTAAGCAAGAAGGTATTGTTAATATTTCGATAATTGATCCAAACGACAATAGAGAAAAACTTGCTGAACGCTTAACAACTGTTTTCGGTTTAAAACATTGTATCGTGACAAATGTCCCGCAATACAACAGTGAAAACATAAAACAGTCGCTAGGAGCAGTTGCAGCATCATATTTAACGGAAATTGTTAAAGATGGTGACATTATCGGAACGACATGGGGAACGACGTTATACCACTTAAGTCAGCAACTTCAACCGAAAAATGTAAAGAACGTAAAAGTAGTCCAACTAAATGGTGGAGTTACTTATTCAGAAACAAATACATATGCATCAGAGATATTAAATGATTTAAGTAAAGCATTTCATACAGTTCCACACTTTTTACCGTTACCTGCTGTTGTAGATCATGCGGTAGTAAAAGAAGCAATCCTTTCAGACAGACATATAAACTCTGTACTGGAAATGGGTAATGCAGCTAATATTGCCCTAGTTACAGTTGGTGCATTAAATGACACTTCTACATTAGTGAATGCCGGTTATTTTACTAATAGTGACTTAAAAGTGTTAAAGAATAACGGAGCGGTTGGCGATATATGCTCTCGCTGTATTGATATAAACGGTGAAATAAGTAGTAATGAACTTGATCAAAGAACAATTGGGCTAACATTAGCAGAGTTAAAGAAAAAAGAATACGGAATACTCATTGCAGGTGGAAGTCAAAAGATAGAAGGTATCTTTGGTGCTTTAGCTGGTAAATACACGAATGTGCTAATTACTGACCAATTTACTGCTAAAGCTTTACTAGAAATGGAGGTGAACTCATCCCATGAATGAAAAAGATTTAGCAAAATTAATTCGTGAAACGACATTAAAAGTGTTATCGAGCGATCAACAAAAAAGTGATAAAGAAATTCCAATTGCTGCGTCTAATCGCCATATTCACCTTTCAGCACAAGCGGTAGACAGACTTTTCGGAAAAGGATATCAACTGCAAAAGCTAAAAGACTTATCGCAACCTGGCCAGTTTGCTGCGAAGGAAACGGTAACATTGATTGGTCCAAAAGGAAAACTTCAAAAGGTCAGAGTATTAGGGCCAGCACGTGGTGATACGCAAGTAGAAATCTCACTAACTGATGGTTTCGCATTAGGACAAGCAGCACCACTACGAGACTCTGGAGATATTGAAGGTACCCCAGGTATTACAATTCAAGGTCCTAAAGGACAATTGAAAATTGACAAAGGATTGATTTGTGCAGCTCGTCATATTCATATGCATTCAACGGATGCGGAACGTTTCCAAGTAGAAAACGGTGAACGTGTCCAAGTGAAAGTTTCTGGAGACAGAGGGTTAACATTTGATAATGTTCTCATTCGTGTTTCGGAAAAATATCGCTTAGAAATGCACATCGATATTGAT
This genomic interval from Lottiidibacillus patelloidae contains the following:
- a CDS encoding sugar-binding transcriptional regulator gives rise to the protein MAESKITKVVEAAKMYYELDYSQQKIAEKLGVSRPSVSRLLQQAKQEGIVNISIIDPNDNREKLAERLTTVFGLKHCIVTNVPQYNSENIKQSLGAVAASYLTEIVKDGDIIGTTWGTTLYHLSQQLQPKNVKNVKVVQLNGGVTYSETNTYASEILNDLSKAFHTVPHFLPLPAVVDHAVVKEAILSDRHINSVLEMGNAANIALVTVGALNDTSTLVNAGYFTNSDLKVLKNNGAVGDICSRCIDINGEISSNELDQRTIGLTLAELKKKEYGILIAGGSQKIEGIFGALAGKYTNVLITDQFTAKALLEMEVNSSHE
- a CDS encoding phosphate propanoyltransferase, producing the protein MNEKDLAKLIRETTLKVLSSDQQKSDKEIPIAASNRHIHLSAQAVDRLFGKGYQLQKLKDLSQPGQFAAKETVTLIGPKGKLQKVRVLGPARGDTQVEISLTDGFALGQAAPLRDSGDIEGTPGITIQGPKGQLKIDKGLICAARHIHMHSTDAERFQVENGERVQVKVSGDRGLTFDNVLIRVSEKYRLEMHIDIDEANAAQIKNGQLGTLLKY